AGGATGGAAAAGGGCATGGGGGCAGGGGTGCTGAGAGAGGTAAGGAGTTAAGAGGCTGCTGTAGTGAATATAGGCCCTTGTGCAGTTATTTTATCAAgacaacatgaatggagctaaaagaaagaaatcagaaaatctgaatagaaatGTCTAAAGAATTTGTGCATGTAACTACCACCTCTCTGGACTTAGATTCTTCACTGATTGAGACACATAGATTAGACCGGATGACTTCTAAGATTCTTCTGACTCTCAATTTCTTAGGTCTGTACAAATAACAGCTTAACAGATATTAAAAATGTTCTAATATAGAAGGAAAAAACTCATAGTAGCTCCTCTTACCCAAAGGCTTCCAGGCCACTATAGAtactatttttatctctattcTGGTCATTAAGGAAGTCATTCAGCAACATCCGAGCTAGAGATTTCTGAACCAGTTTACAATATGGTGAGTGAAAGATCATGAAGCCAAAATCATTCAAGGTAAAATCTTTATCATTTCCCTCTGAAAGAGAAGTCCAAGGAAACTATGAAATTCATATAAGCCATGAAATTTTAAAGTTTGACTTTAGAATAAAGCTAggatatttgtatatgtttaaacAGCAACCACAAATACACTGTATAATGAAACCTCTCTATaccttaaaatatacatttaaaaagacacTGAAAGATGAAACAATATGTACTATGTcactaattttcaaatttaagagTCATACACATTAGCAGGTTACATAATCAATTTAGTGGGTCAggattagtactttttttttaaataaaagagtattttaaaaaacaaaatgcagtagAAAAATAGCAAACTGCATAACTTGCAGCAAGGGTAAGTAATGTCATGACATTTTTGTTTCAGTCTGGCATACACATACAATGTAACATGTACTTCTTACTGTAGGTCCTaataaaaaagttagaaaaccACTGTTCTGTTAATATATACTGCAAGAATGCTTCTTATCCAGAGCCACTAGATTCACTGATATTTGTCATTGAATATGATTTTTAACCCTTTCTCATAACCTCTAAAAAGCAAAGTTGGACTATAGAAAAAGTATACTTTATGTAATAATGTGTTATGATAGCACTAACTCAAATACTGTCCTTTCAGTGCCTCAACAAATTTCCAGATTAATGATGacagtaaaaaaaacaaatacaaattcaCAGGTCAAGTGCAAAGAGATTATTTTTGGGGGAAGATCACTTTAGTAGttcattttcattagttttcCCTGAATCACAGCTGTAGTCCAAAACTTTGTTAAAATACCTCTctcaaaagatgaacaaaattcaACTTACCTTCTTTTCTCCAGTTTGGTTTTCTTACAAGAGGTAAACCGACCTAAATATTTTTGCAGAGATACACCTCAGTTCCAAAGTTTACCTCTTCTAGTAAATTACACTTTCCCAGAAACTATGGGAAAACGTTGTTTGGTGAATGAGGAATTAATGGTAAAAGGACATTAAATGAAGAATGCCCACAAAGGAGTTGCTTACCAAAGATACCTAGTACATTACACTGCTCTCaactgataccaaaaccaaggAAAATGGGTAAAACTTACCTTTCTGCCACTGGGCACGGATCTTTTTGCAGTAGACAGAATAGCAGCGGTCTAATGCACTGAGGTAGCACTGTATAGAGAGTTTTCCATCTACTATAGGATATTCAGATAGCATATCAGGCTTGTAAAAATCATAGGCATGTTGCATATGTGTCCCACGAAGCCCTATTAGAATCCAAAAGGAAGATGTCTATGTATTTCTGCTTCTTGATGTCTGTATGTTAGTAAGTATGCTGCATTATCTAAGGACCCTCCTTAACTATCTGATCAATTCTCACCACTTAGAGAAATCACAAGGTGAAGCCAATATAAGTGAAATGATACATAACAGTATCCATGGACAGTCTTAAGACTCCTTTGGTATACAACTTTCCATACCAGTTTCATAACTCTAACAGAGATCACAGTTACTCTACTATACTGAAAACAAATTAAACTTGCCAGTGACTATGAGCAAGTTACTATTTATCATTTAAACCCTACATTAACCCACTTCTCTGTAAAGTGGGTGACACCACCTACCTcataaaactgctataaagattaaatacaggccaggcacggtggcttacgcctgtaatcccagcactttgggaggttgaggggggcggatcacctgaggtcaggaatttgacgccagcctggctaacatggtgaaaccctgttactaaaaatacaaaaaattagccaggcatggtggtgcgtgcctgtaatcccagctactcaggaggctgaggcaggataatcacttgaacctgggggcacaggttgcagtgagctgagatcgtgccattgcactccagcttgggcaacaagagcgaaactcggtctcaaaaaaaaaaaaaaagaaaaaaaaccataaatatgATAACACACATAAAGCTCTTAGCAAGTAGTACCTGCATTTAATGACTATTAAGTAAGCAACAGCTcctatttctattttcaaatttctcagCATattgtgctaaaaaaaaaaaaaacaaaaatgctttccTAAGCACTTACCTCGTTCAAAAATCAAAGGAGCATTTGGCCCAATTAGCAGAGCTACTGCTCCAACTCCACCTGTAGGTCTAGCATTTCCTGTGGCATATACAGCAATATCTCCTGCAACTACCAGGGCATACcgtcctgaaaaatattttttgttatttcacaAGAAGGAATTCAACACTATAACCATACATGGAAACTGAAGTCTGTTATATTTTCCCCAGAATATGCTTTTCCCTTCtttgataaagaaagaaaatgctctaattttttttttaattcatctgCCAAGGCTCTGTCATCCATCTGACTAAATTTTGAATAGACCATTTGTCCTACAAGATAAGATAACCAATTCACAATTCGGATAACGACAGACAGGTATAATATCTTTCTTAATATATCCAAACAAGGATAAATTACAAAAGTTTGCATATTGCATTAATTAAAGTGTCATTTGGGTCTATTGaaccttagaaaaaaattttgggGGACGGCGGGGAATAGGCATGTAACATACCATCCCAAGAGCTGGACTCAATCCAGTTAACAGCATTGAAGACAGCAGCTGTGCCTCCATAGCATGCATTAGTTGTGTCGATTCCTTCTATATCTGTATTCCCGGACTCTTCAAACAGCTGCATCAAATTAGTCTTCACAGACTTTGATTTGTCGATGATTGTCTCTGTTCCAACTTCCAGCCGCCCAATGCAATCATAGGAAAGGTTATTTCTCTCCATAAGATTCTGAACCACAGTCATGCAAAGAGAGTTAATATCTTCTCTATCTGTGCAGAAGCCCATCTTGGCCTGGCCCAAGCCAATGGTATACTTCCCAGCATCTACACCATCATATTTTTCCAACTCTGCTTGATCAACATATTGAGAAGGAAAATAGATCTCAAGGGCAACAATTCCCACATCTTTTGGCCAGCAAGCTTCTGCATTCAAAGGAAGTGATCCAGGCATGGTGAAAGAGCTttagaaaggagaaacagaaaaaaacattgttttaggTTATAAGTTGCTGGTTTTCAACTTCGAAATTGAGAAATAGATATTAAGAGTTTAGCAATCATCTGAAGTATTAGTTTAGTTTCTTTAGGTTTAGTATTTAGGGCACTCAATTGTGCACATGTGAAGTAGCAATTATTATATGAATggaatattatcatttaaaattatagtcTTTTAGAAAGGCTTCCACTTTATTCAAAATTGGGCATCTCTAGATTTAAAACATGATTATTAGAGGTAAACAACATGCAAATAAGATTTTCTACATTGTAAAGAACTGTAAGATAAAATACAATGATAATTTAGAAATATGGCTGACAAATCAGAATTACCTGACCACCCGAAAGTTTTAataaattaggccgggcacggtggctcatgcctgtaatcccagcactttgggaggctgaggcgggtagattatgaggtcaggagatcgagaccatcctggctaacaaggtgaaaccccatctctactaaaaatacaaaaaaattagccaggcgtggtggcgggtgcctgtagtcccagctactcaggaggctgaggcaggagaatggcgtgaacccggaaggcggagcttgcagtgaacagagatcacgccactgtactccagcctgggtgacagagcaagattccatctcaaaaaaaaaaaagaaaaagtaaaaatcaatcaatcaatcatttattcatcatAGATAAACCAGTCCTCTTTTAAAAAAGGGACTAAAAAGTGGTGTCTAGATTCACTTACCAATAGTAACAAAAATTGCTAGCTATTCAAGACCATTGTTGGGCATTTAACTTATCAGAGCTTCAGCTTCTTTAACAGGTTGTATtagtcaggaaaagaaaaattactctaGATATTTCAAACAGAGGGGAGTTTTAATGCAGGGAAATAGCTACAAACTTGTTGGCTGGGCTGGAAGAACAAAGCGGGAAAGGTGGTTTTCCGATCCCATGTGCCTGCACTACCAGCTACAGTACTAGTACCTCTGCTGCTGAGCTGGAACCCAGAGACCCAAAGTCCCACTGTTGCTGCCGCCACTGACAAGAACAAGAGAGGTACCTTCTTCCCACCTTCTAATATTTCTTGAGTACTTCCATCAGCCCTCTAACCAGAACCCAGATGGCATAAGAACCAATGAAATGTAGTTGTGAGGCTTTGAAGAGTGGCACAGCTCctcagttttacagaaagaatcCTAAAACCTAAAATTCTACAACTCAATTTCCTTTTTAGGTATGACATCATTGGATGGTGCTACTTAGGTGGCAGAATTTCATTGACCCAAAGGTCTTGGTTTATGAGTTACCTGGGCCGAACTGATTCATGAACATTCTGTATCACTTGTTTGTCAACCCACCACTAATTTGATACTTTAAAATGAAAGTCAAATCCTGTATTTATGTCATTTGTCCTCTGATGCTCTGCAATTAATGGTCttaaggggccaggtgcagtggatcacgcctatcatcctagcactttgggaagctgaggcaggaggatcacttgagcccaggagtttaagaccagcctaggcaacacagcaagactttgcctcaacaaaaattttttaaaaaatgagctgagcatggtggtgcatgcctgcagtcccagctactagggaggctgaggcaggaggatcacttgagcccaggagtacaagggtgtagtgagctgtgattgcaccactgcactccagcctgggtgacagtgagaccttgtctgtagagagaaaaaagaaaaaaaaaaaaaaaaaagacttaagggATACCAGTTCGATCTTCCTTCCAAAcagaagaatcttttttttttctcattcatccAAACAATGCCAACATGTTACATGCTAAACATTAGGGATGTTTAATGGGAGACTTCCTTATCCTCTCAAATATTCACTATTTTATGggataataagagaaaaacacataATAATAAACAGGTAACAACATTGAGAGCCACATTATATAATGGAGAACTACCTAACCCAGCCTGGTGGTAGGGCAAGGAGTGTTAGGAAAAGCATCCTGGTTATAGGGGCCTGACGTGAGCCCCAGGAATAGGTAGGAGTAAGCAGTAAAGCACTGAAGAAACGGAGGGTAGTAGATTTTCAACAGCGTGGACACCATGAAGAAAGGCAAGCTACAAGGAATTACAAAAAACTTTACTTGTCTATTGGAATGAAACATGAGCTGAGTGGATCAGGTAAATAATAGATTAGGATAACTAGGTAAGGGTTAGGTCATGAAGGTTCTGGTATGCTGATGTTGAGGGCTTCAAATTTATCATGAAGATAGTAAGAAGCCATCAGAgagtttaaaaaaaggaataacatgGTGATATCAGTTGTCAGGTCAGTGTTTTTCCAACTCCGGAATCAATTTAGTGGATGGCaagcacacatttaaaaaaatcaaacagaaaagaatacaaGATATAAGATTGCATGGCACAGGGTAAATGTAAAGATTTTTCTTGAATCAaccttttgttttaattattcatacatatataaagtatacataaGTTGCAATACAAAGTGCATTTTTACTGGGGGCCACAGTCAAAAAAGTTTGACAGCCACTGTTTTATCATCACTAATGCTGTTTTACAGTCACTGGTGCTGTGAATGGATGAGTTAGGAAGCTGACATGGCAGTCCAGATAAGACCTGGGTCATGAACTAGAGCATTTACTACATGTGAAATGAAGAGGAACAGCCTCCAAAAACAcggaaaaagcaaaagaactaGCAGAAACTGTAACTGACTAGATGttagggaaagaagaaaatgtatagaaTGACTTCCAGATTTCCATCCTCAAGTGTTTTATGACTTGATAAGCACAGTGTCAGATACACTAAATGAACAGAGATCCTCTCCACTTTGTTCTACCCCACTTCTTCCACACAAACCCTGTTTCCTTTATGCCCTTTTCCCTGGTAAGTGGAGTTCAGCCAAACCAGTGCTCAGAACCACCACTGAGGAAGTGAAGAGATCAGGCTCAGACAAGCTGCTTTCGTTCCTGTCATTTCACCAACATCTCCATACATTTTTCCAGTTTGGTCTTCCTATCTACTTCCTTCCTATATGGGACTTAACACAAGATTCTTAACTTTCATGTATGCAATTTATACTCGAAAACACACAAAGAGAACTACACTAAAGTCAACATCAAGGATAAATGCTAAATACTACCCAATCTTTCCCCATCTTACAACTACTTACCTACATAACCCTCCCTCTACTCTTTACTCTCAAATTATTATATTCTTTATCCAAAAacatttagtgctttcttcaacAACCCACCTCGTGCTTCTGCTTATTGAAATCCTTTATGGCCCTAGATCACATAGGTCACATTTTACCCATGAAACCTTTCTAAATTACCTTTTGCATTTCTTGCCTATCCTTCTACACCATCATACTTCATCAATTAAAAGTCACTTTTTTGGGTAACATTTCAGAAATTGGGATTCCTCTTACAATTGCTATCAGACAGAAGCCAATTACGATGTTGTCATTGCTTACACAtgggaaaataacaaaactgcCAGCATGACATTTGCAGATGACAGTCAACAGCCTGAAAGAAATTCCCAGAAATGATACTGGAGCACTCATTTCACCCTCTAGGAACCAAATGGACTGGGAAGGAAGTAAAAGGTGGTGAATCCCTAAGCAGGAGTCAAAGTAGGCTGGCTTTGCATAATTGCAAAGCTGAAGGCCAGCACCAAAACCTTCACATTCTTTTTTGGGCTCTTGAAAGGAATGCTACATCACCAATTCTCTTGGCGGCACAGAGGATGTTTAATGGAAAATTACAGGTATTAACAACTCTGACTCCAAAAACAATTCAGGAGGCAGACTCTAAATATGTGAAATTTAGCAATTCCTTATGTGTTTTTTCACTTGTGTTTTCCATCTTATCGAATGTGAAAGTGACATATGACAAAAATCTATGTCTAACTCTAAAAgagctctttaaaaaattctaagtaaTCAAAAAAGCATTGTATCTTAATTTAATTGGCAATGGAGCATCTTAATTACATCCTAGATTCTTCAGATAGTATGAAATACAGCATTCAGtgcttcaactgtgttacttcCCAAACATCTGCCTGTATTATGGATTGAATGTCTGGGTTTCCCTAccaaatgcatatgttgaagccttaactctcaatgtgatggcatttggagatggggcctttggaaaATAATCaggattagatgaggtcatgaggatggggccctcatgatgggatcagtgcccttataagaagataCCATGAGAGCTTGCTCATGCTGTCATACTCTCTCtgtgccatgtgaggacacgggCAATCCAGGAGGAGAGCCCTCATAGGGaaccaaccatgctggcaccctgactTCCAGACTGCAGACCTATGAGAtcataaatgtctgctgtttaaaCCACctaatctatggtattttgctgTGGCACCTAAGCAGATTAAATAGTCTGGTCACCTCAACTAAGTCCAAGTTCCTTAAGGTCTCCTCATGTCTTAGACTACTGTATGGCCCGTTTTATGAGAAATAGTATATATACCACTGCTACTCAATTccacaatggaaagaaaaatccCTAAACACAACAATCTACTTCCGAATTATATCCTCTTAATTCCTAAATTACTGGCCATATTTCTGTATTCAATACAGGAAAAACAATGTCATCACCAACATTCAGGGACAGGGGCATAAAGAAAGACTAAGGGAGGCTCATTCTTGTTAAGACCTAAAGCTAGGGAGGATAAAGATAAGGCTTTTACATTCCTACTCCATTAATCTTCAACTCCTTTCCTGTGTCTACAACTCAGATGGAAGACTACTGATTTTCTGGATATGAAGCACTTGAAATGTTCTACATCCATCCTCACTCTGAGCTTCAACAAACTCTCCCCATCAATTTTTTGATAAAGTTGGTGCccactttgctgaagttgaaatgaaaataaaaaagggcTGTCTAATATGCCACTAGGCATGGATTCTAAGTTTATAGCAAAATAAGATACTGGAGAGTCCACAAGAAAGAGCCCTACAACTACTGTTACCAGAAAAAGACTAGTCCATAGGCTTATAAGCTCCTACATATGATCTCTTAAGTCACCAAAGTAGGAGTAACCACCTTCCCAGCCTTTCCCACAAGGCTACCCTTTAGATTCTTTTCAACTCTTCAAACTGCTTTAAACATGCTGAAGACAGTATGGTCTTCCTTGCCTGGCTCAGTGGTTTTTAACACTATTGGAAATAAAGTGAACAGGTAATGTATCTTTTTGAAGGTATAAACCAGTTTGCAATATACTTGTACTCACTAATAAATTCAGTTTAGTCTTTTAAGAGCATCATGTAGCAACACTGGCAATATATTTAATTATGCTTATAATGCTTGTACAATTCTCTATAAAAAGCTATAATGCGAGGCTTCCATTTCAGAATTAATCTGTATTTGTCACAGTCTGACCAGCTCTGATCAATTCTTTGTATTATAGTACTCCTAAAATAAGGTACAGCTCTATGACTCCTAAATGTCCTACATTAAATACATGACATGTttcatttgaaaacaaacaaacaaaaaacgtagGTTAACTAAAATAACCCACATACATCAAATGGAAAGTGAAACACGATTCTGACCTTGATGGAAAAAAACCTTTTTACATTGTCCAACTCAGTCAATATTACTCATTCTCTGAGGGTTTCTGACAGCCAATGTGTTTCCCATTATGTTCTTGGTAAAAAGTCATCTAATCTGAAATATTTAGCCTTTGGTTCAAATTGAGAAAGAGAGTGATTAAGTTGACAGGAAAATTAATACAGAGAAATAATTGCTTCCATGACATTTAGAAGAACAGAAAGTTAATAGTTTCTGGTCTCAaacgttactttttttttttgagatggagtttcactcgttgcccaggctggagtgcaatggcgtgatctcggctcactgcaacctctgcctcccaggttcaagcaattctactgcctcagcctcccaagtagctgggattacaggcgggtgccaccacacccagctgattttgtatttttagtagagatggggtttcaccatgttggtcaggctggtctcaaactcctgacctcaagtgatccacccgccttggcctcccgaattgctgggattacaggcttgagccaccgtgcccagcaaatgTTACTTTTAACTATCCTATTGAGCATGTGCTCTTACATTGTCCTTTCAAATGCTCTCTGAAATAGGCTAGATATAGCTAGATAtaaattagggaaaaaaagacTAGCTACAGGTCTGAGGTGCTCACATTATGGTATTCACTCTTTACCCTACCAGAGAATAGAATATTCTGGTTAATTCACTATTTAAGaataaagaggccaggtgtgatggctcacacctgtaatcccagcactttgggaggccgaggtgggcggatcacttaaggtcaggagttcaagacaagcctggccaaaatggtgaaaccccctctctactaaaaatacaaaaattagctggttgtggtggcgggcaacagtaatcccagctacttggaaggctgaggcaggagaatcgcttgaacctgggagacggaggttgcagtgagccaagatcgtgccactgcactccagcctgggtcacagagtgagactccacctcaaaaaaaaaattttttttaatttaaaaaaagagataaatcacAAAAAGTTTCTAagtagaatataattttaaaaatctggtggttaaaaaaattacatgtgtttttaattttttacagataatgcattttattattttcagagtaCTATATTCACCATAAAATAAGTCTAAAGAGAATAATGAAGACtctgtatttataataaaatatatatattttctttttaaattccatccttaaaaaatgaaagaaaaggcaaCTTTCAGAGAACTTGGTAAACCTTTCAAGTCTTCCAACAAAGTAGTACCAACAGAGGACTAAAGTCTTAAATAAGTCTCATTAAAGTGAGGGCTCACTCCCTCTGGTGGACAAAAGAAACTCCATATCCTATTTCCAGAGTCAGTAAAACAAGGTAAGGCAGCCTTGTTAATGTTTTCTGAATGTTTCCTGCCTAGAATACATAAAAGACCTATATAGTTATACTGAGAATAAATCTGGAAATGAAAGAGAactggaaaggggaaaaaagggggAGGGAAGCTAGCTGAGGATACTGGTGCAAGGGAAGTCCTAACCTAGCTCCTCAATGGCT
This window of the Nomascus leucogenys isolate Asia chromosome 6, Asia_NLE_v1, whole genome shotgun sequence genome carries:
- the HMGCS1 gene encoding hydroxymethylglutaryl-CoA synthase, cytoplasmic is translated as MPGSLPLNAEACWPKDVGIVALEIYFPSQYVDQAELEKYDGVDAGKYTIGLGQAKMGFCTDREDINSLCMTVVQNLMERNNLSYDCIGRLEVGTETIIDKSKSVKTNLMQLFEESGNTDIEGIDTTNACYGGTAAVFNAVNWIESSSWDGRYALVVAGDIAVYATGNARPTGGVGAVALLIGPNAPLIFERGLRGTHMQHAYDFYKPDMLSEYPIVDGKLSIQCYLSALDRCYSVYCKKIRAQWQKEGNDKDFTLNDFGFMIFHSPYCKLVQKSLARMLLNDFLNDQNRDKNSIYSGLEAFGDVKLEDTYFDRDVEKAFMKASSELFSQKTKASLLVSNQNGNMYTSSVYGSLASVLAQYSPQQLAGKRIGVFSYGSGLAATLYSLKVTQDATPGSALDKITASLCDLKSRLDSRTCVAPDVFAENMKLREDTHHLVNYIPQGSIDSLFEGTWYLVRVDEKHRRTYARRPTPNDDTLDEGVGLMHSNTATEHIPSPAKKVPRLPATAAEPEAAVISNGEH